The stretch of DNA TAGTTGTGATTATGTTTCCGCCAAGAGATTGGACGGAACACACCATCTCGTTCCCGGGCCAAACATACACATAGCGTGTTACAGTGTCCCCGTTGATTTCATAAATGTTGTTGCATTGCAGAGCGTCGTAGATACAACGCTGAGTTTCTGTGGGGCTACTGGCATTAGCTTCGTATTTCTCTACTTCCATCCTCTTCCCCGCGTGGTTGTAGATATATTTTTGGTAACTCCCGTTGGGGAATATTAGCTTGTTAAGCCTGTTTTCGTAGTCGTATTCATAACTTGTGGTATTGTTATTCTCTGTTTTTTCTGTCATATTCCCATTACCGTCGTAGCCATAACTCAACGCTGTATACGTACTCTTATACGCCGATACCCCTACCATAATACTCCCTGTTGTGTCAGATAAGTCATAGTTATCTGTATTTCCCGTCCCGCCATTTAACGCGGTACACTGTACCTGTGCCCCGGTCAACTCGTTGGCTGCGTTGTACTGGTACGCTGCGTTCCCGCCCCAGTCGGTGTATGTTGTGCGGTTACCCGCATCATCATAGTTATACGCCTGTGTGTGCGTGTCCGGGTACGTAACTTCTTTTAACTGATAATTATCTTATCCAATATTTGACAAAGATTATTCCCATGTACCACAAGCCCCAGATAAATACAATCTGTTTTATCCAAAATATGATGTAGTATGCCCTATCAAGTGTCAATCGTGATCTCTCATTTATAAGCCTGTAATTATAGGAAGAATATACTGCAGGGGCTATGAGTTTATATATTGCACGTTTAAAATATTTTATGAGGTGAAATACCAATAAAAAGAGTAAGCAGTATATAAATATCTTAACTTCAAAATATGTAACCTTTCTCACTAGCAGACAAAATATTATAAATAATGATATTGCTAGTAAAACAAATTCTGTTATTAGCAGTTTATTAAAATTATTTTTCCTCTTCTTTTCTAACACTTTTCTCTTTTCAAAGTCTTTAAGCCGGATTAATGTTGTTGTATCTACACAATCGCTTGGCGTGTATTTAACAATGTCGGCAAGTATACTATAATAATCGCCTCCGCCTACTAAGGAGTTGCTTAGACCAATAGAAGTTGTTCTACCATCCCTAAAAGATATAAATGTTATATTATTAAGAACTGCTATTGAAAATACACTTTTAACCTCATACCACATGTATTGTTTTGTTCGCTTGGGAATCAAGTGATTATATACCGTAAGTCCGTCTTCGTTATAGTCAAGAAAAATAATCCTCTTTATCCATTCCCAAAGAAATATTAGGAACATTACTGAACAAATTATATATCCAATTGTATTTGTTAAAGTAGTTGTGTTTTTAGATGCATCAAAAAATGCTGAAAGTATTACTAAACCGAAAAATACAATAAATATCCATATATTTCTTCCAACTGCTATTACTTGTTTTTTCATTTGAATGATTCAATTAATTTATGAGTTTGCGATTTACCGTAATTATAGCCCCAGTAGCCTCCAGCAATAGATAGCGGTAAACTTAATCCTATGGGTTCACCTAAAAGCGTACCAGCACTAGCTCCTAATATTCCAGTTACTGTACCAACCGCGTTCTCTGCATATATTTCCGCTACATCACTCAAGTAATTGCTTAAAGGTTCATATGCTGTTTTTTGCGATTGATCAACTAAATCTAAAGCTGTACTTGTAGCAAATGAAAAAAATGACAACGAATCACTAAGGTTTTTTAATGAATCTTTCAGGCTTCTACCAACACCAACTAGGTCTTGAACAATACTTTTGGTTGTTGGGTTGGTATTCACTGCGTTACTAAGCGTATCCTGTACTACTTTATCATTCGCTGCTGAACTAATAATATCGGCAGCGGTAACTTCAGTTTCAATTACTTTTTGTGCTATATTGCTAACTGTTTCTGCGGGATTATTTTCTGCATTTTTAGTATTCCCAGTAGCGCTATCGTTGTTATTACCAAAGAACAGTTCAGCACAAGAACTAGGATTATAATCAAGTTCATCGCACATATCAAAACTCATGTCTCTATAACCTTGTCCAAAAGCTGCTAGAGTGTCTCTTGCTTCTTTGCTGAGTGGTTCTT from Elusimicrobiota bacterium encodes:
- a CDS encoding RHS repeat-associated core domain-containing protein, with protein sequence MVGVSAYKSTYTALSYGYDGNGNMTEKTENNNTTSYEYDYENRLNKLIFPNGSYQKYIYNHAGKRMEVEKYEANASSPTETQRCIYDALQCNNIYEINGDTVTRYVYVWPGNEMVCSVQSLGGNIITTNYYHCDGLGSVAAVTDGNGNITGTYKYDPFGNILDSSGTAAIYGFIGSLGVRNDDTGLSLMGARYYDSFVGRFISRDPVTD